Proteins encoded together in one Temnothorax longispinosus isolate EJ_2023e chromosome 5, Tlon_JGU_v1, whole genome shotgun sequence window:
- the LOC139812578 gene encoding protein D2 isoform X2 gives MSVCLLVPRIASVVGTRLLSSMAQALQTHEVIPDVVDKVPASVLNVTYPNNLAVEIGKVLTPTLVKDQPTVQWDGEANAFYTLCMTDPDAPSRQNPKFREWHHWLVGNIPGSDVPKGETLSQYVGSGPPQGTGLHRYVFLLYKQPGKLTFDEKRLTNRSGDNRGKFSIRKFAAKYKLGDPIAGNMYQAEYDDYVPILYKQLEG, from the exons ATGTCCGTGTGCCTTCTCGTCCCGA GAATCGCATCAGTGGTGGGAACACGTCTACTGTCTTCCATGGCTCAGGCTCTGCAGACTCACGAAGTTATTCCAGATGTGGTGGACAAGGTGCCCGCCAGCGTCCTGAACGTTACCTATCCCAATAATCTTGCTGTTGAGATTGGCAAGGTGCTCACTCCGACACTGGTCAAGGATCAGCCCACTGTTCAATGGGACGGAGAGGCAAATGCGTTCTACACCTTGTGCATGACTG ATCCCGATGCTCCAAGCAGACAGAATCCTAAATTCCGCGAATGGCATCACTGGCTAGTAGGCAATATTCCTGGATCGGATGTGCCTAAAGGAGAGACTCTGTCTCAGTACGTCGGTTCCGGACCTCCGCAGGGTACAGGCCTTCACcgatatgtatttttgttgTACAAACAACCTGGCAAGCTCACTTTCGACGAGAAACGCTTGACCAATCGAAGCGGTGACAACCGCGGCAAGTTCTCCATCAGGAAATTCGCTGCCAAATACAAACTCGGCGATCCGATTGCCGGTAACATGTATCAGGCGGAGTACGACGATTACGTGCCGATTCTCTATAAGCAACTCGAGggttga
- the LOC139812578 gene encoding protein D2 isoform X1 has protein sequence MVLRHEICAAILCLGIASVVGTRLLSSMAQALQTHEVIPDVVDKVPASVLNVTYPNNLAVEIGKVLTPTLVKDQPTVQWDGEANAFYTLCMTDPDAPSRQNPKFREWHHWLVGNIPGSDVPKGETLSQYVGSGPPQGTGLHRYVFLLYKQPGKLTFDEKRLTNRSGDNRGKFSIRKFAAKYKLGDPIAGNMYQAEYDDYVPILYKQLEG, from the exons ATGGTGCTACGTCACGAAATCTGCGCCGCGATCCTATGTTTGG GAATCGCATCAGTGGTGGGAACACGTCTACTGTCTTCCATGGCTCAGGCTCTGCAGACTCACGAAGTTATTCCAGATGTGGTGGACAAGGTGCCCGCCAGCGTCCTGAACGTTACCTATCCCAATAATCTTGCTGTTGAGATTGGCAAGGTGCTCACTCCGACACTGGTCAAGGATCAGCCCACTGTTCAATGGGACGGAGAGGCAAATGCGTTCTACACCTTGTGCATGACTG ATCCCGATGCTCCAAGCAGACAGAATCCTAAATTCCGCGAATGGCATCACTGGCTAGTAGGCAATATTCCTGGATCGGATGTGCCTAAAGGAGAGACTCTGTCTCAGTACGTCGGTTCCGGACCTCCGCAGGGTACAGGCCTTCACcgatatgtatttttgttgTACAAACAACCTGGCAAGCTCACTTTCGACGAGAAACGCTTGACCAATCGAAGCGGTGACAACCGCGGCAAGTTCTCCATCAGGAAATTCGCTGCCAAATACAAACTCGGCGATCCGATTGCCGGTAACATGTATCAGGCGGAGTACGACGATTACGTGCCGATTCTCTATAAGCAACTCGAGggttga
- the LOC139812537 gene encoding protein D2, translating to MKYLVSGILLCVVGFSLGDVESEFKKAKIEPDIIDKAPIEKIEVKYGNKVVDLGTELTPTETHEIPEIHYKHEGGVLYTLVLTDPDVPRRGGYNREFRHWLVGNIPEENIAKGEVLAEYVGPAPPKNTGKHRYVFLIYKQNQGAITFDERRLSTWDGSQRKRFSIKKFAEKYNLEGPIAGNFMMAEYDDNVPGYHKRLNL from the exons ATGAAGTATTTGGTATCAG GAATTCTTCTCTGTGTCGTTGGTTTTTCGTTAGGCGATGTGGAATCGGAATTCAAGAAGGCGAAAATCGAACCCGACATCATAGACAAAGCACCAATCGAGAAGATTGAA GTAAAATACGGCAACAAGGTAGTCGATTTAGGAACCGAACTGACGCCGACTGAAACTCATGAAATACCAGAAATACACTATAAACACGAAGGCGGAGTTCTATACACGCTCGTCTTAACGG ATCCTGATGTACCGAGGAGGGGAGGATACAATCGAGAATTCCGACACTGGCTCGTTGGGAATATACCGGAAGAGAACATAGCTAAAGGCGAAGTCCTGGCGGAATACGTCGGTCCTGCGCCGCCGAAAAACACTGGAAAACACCGCTACGTGTTTCtcatttataaacaaaatcaGGGCGCAATTACCTTTGACGAAAGAAGATTGAGCACTTG GGACGGAAGTCAACGAAAGAGGTTCTCCATAAAGAAGTTTGCGGAAAAATACAACTTGGAGGGCCCGATCGCTGGTAACTTTATGATGGCGGAATACGATGACAATGTGCCCGGTTATCATAAGCGTTTGAATCTTTAA
- the LOC139812578 gene encoding protein D2 isoform X3, giving the protein MAQALQTHEVIPDVVDKVPASVLNVTYPNNLAVEIGKVLTPTLVKDQPTVQWDGEANAFYTLCMTDPDAPSRQNPKFREWHHWLVGNIPGSDVPKGETLSQYVGSGPPQGTGLHRYVFLLYKQPGKLTFDEKRLTNRSGDNRGKFSIRKFAAKYKLGDPIAGNMYQAEYDDYVPILYKQLEG; this is encoded by the exons ATGGCTCAGGCTCTGCAGACTCACGAAGTTATTCCAGATGTGGTGGACAAGGTGCCCGCCAGCGTCCTGAACGTTACCTATCCCAATAATCTTGCTGTTGAGATTGGCAAGGTGCTCACTCCGACACTGGTCAAGGATCAGCCCACTGTTCAATGGGACGGAGAGGCAAATGCGTTCTACACCTTGTGCATGACTG ATCCCGATGCTCCAAGCAGACAGAATCCTAAATTCCGCGAATGGCATCACTGGCTAGTAGGCAATATTCCTGGATCGGATGTGCCTAAAGGAGAGACTCTGTCTCAGTACGTCGGTTCCGGACCTCCGCAGGGTACAGGCCTTCACcgatatgtatttttgttgTACAAACAACCTGGCAAGCTCACTTTCGACGAGAAACGCTTGACCAATCGAAGCGGTGACAACCGCGGCAAGTTCTCCATCAGGAAATTCGCTGCCAAATACAAACTCGGCGATCCGATTGCCGGTAACATGTATCAGGCGGAGTACGACGATTACGTGCCGATTCTCTATAAGCAACTCGAGggttga